From the genome of Rhinoderma darwinii isolate aRhiDar2 chromosome 1, aRhiDar2.hap1, whole genome shotgun sequence:
gctaggacatgccacaggtatgatctagcaggcatacactaagggcagacctgggggcctttattaggcccccggctgccatcagagacacagaaacttcgcgatcttattgccgggtgtcagtgggatgagagggagctccctccctctctccaaaaccactcagatgtggcgctcactattgagcgctgcatctgagggttaaacaggtgatatcaatactaatatcgatctcacacgttcgagcatggatgcccccagccctcagctacctctagtaGCTGAGAGTAgcgagatttaatggctccctgctccgtttatttattccgatgcagcgcagtaaaaaggcttatgaatcggaataaagcctgttagtggccgccgtaaaaacactatggggtggtcactaaagggttaagacacaaAACAGTTGTACATACCATTTAAATAGAAGCCATAGAACCAAAATGTacataaaataatacaaaaagagGACAGTGTATAATCGTAAAGCAGGATATATATCGTGGTAACATAGGTCAAGATCACTCAATATCATGACTCTTCAAACACAAAACTGAGTCTTTGAGACAAAATGGATTCCAAATATCCAAGATGGAGTCCACACAATGTACTTATTTAAACATATGTTAATCACTTTCCCATACACTTAATTATAAGAACGCAGTGACAGATCATTTCGGTTTCCTTAGACTTAATTCTTCTTTTGCTCTTCTGGTGAAATAACGAGAAGCAGATCAGCTAGGGCAATTATATCCCTGACGAATAGGTCCGTTCTGTCCCTGAAATGCGTTGGAGCTTTATTGTCCATGCCGATACCCCATACTACTATCTTTTACATTACAGTTTAGTTTTTGAACACTAACTACACCAGTTGGGGTGCCACCACAGTACAAGCAATCCTGTAAAATCAACAAAGAACCAGGATGTGGTGCCAACTCCTGAGCATGAGAGAATAGCCCAACCGATCCTCAACAACATGCCCAAGAGGCGAGTTTTCTGGTATCTTATTATTTTTAGATGTATTAGCTTGCTTACCTACTGCATGAAATACTTAGTGAGTGAAGTTGTGTGGACTGTAGGACTTTGACAAGATGAAGTATCCCTTTTTCCTGGTCCATGGTGTAGGACTGTCCCCTGGATGAGCAATCCCTAGAATCTTATTTCTCACATTCCAAACAAGAATATGGTTTGTTTTTAACTTCTCTGCGTTTAAAAAAACGTATTTCCTTGTAAAATATATTCCACATATAGAGCATCAAAACAGCTTCTCTCcggtgtgacttctctgatgagacctaagtttgcctttagtaataaaacatttcccacattccaaacatgaatacggcttctctcctgtgtgacttctctcatgtacagcaagatgtgatttttgtgtaaaacatttcccacattctgaacatgaatatggcttctctcctgcttGAATTTTGTGTGTAAAAATACCTAAGATATTTGTGAACTGTTTACCACAGTGAAACCTTTTACCCCCTTGCTGAGCTGTACTTGTgggtaacaatctgtgattggtcagaaGGTTCTTCGTGATTAGGGGAAATATATGatagatctgtactgtgaagtactGGATGTACATCAAGGGTAAtgaactccagaagattgctgcatgatatcttcatcttctactttataatttatcGATAGAATGAAGTTTCCCTAAGACTTCTTGCTGGAGTTTTCTGTTAGGATTAGGATGAATTTCAATCATCTTTTTCTAAACCACAAAGTAGACAAAATTGATAACATTTATTTCAGACAAACACAAATGcagttttgaggcagtttttttctttttttaaattaaagccaAAAGTGGATCAAGCTGGAAGAAGTATAAGTAACTGGTTTTGATtctactcctggctttggcttaaagagaaaaaaattgatgacaaaataaaatatatcGATGATAAAGTCCAGGTTTCTGGTCTATTCCTAGTCACCGATATTATTACATAAACCTTAActtaataaaacaaaaatgtgaGCGCCACCTTACCTGGCAATCAAGCCTTTCTTCTACCAACACATTTGGTCCTTCAATACCAATTAGAAATCACTTTAATACtacaacttaaccccttagtgaccagcccattttaggccctaatgaccaagctattttattcgttttgctatagtcgcattcaaatcgctagaacttttttattttttcgtctacatagctgtatgaggacttgttttttgtgggattagttgtactatttaatagcaccatttttgggtacatataatttttttattaacttttattaactttttttgggggattataaaaaaaaaactgaaattccgccattgttctatgcttttttaaattgacgccgttcactgtgcggcgtaaataacacgttacctttattctatgggtcggtacgattacggcgataccacatatgtagaggttttttatgttttacgacttttgcacaataaaaacacttttgaactaaaattatttgtttttgcatcgttgctttccaagagccgtaacttttttatttttccgtcaatgtagtgatttttccgacttgttttttgcgggacgaaacgtagttttgattggtactgttttgggtgcatgggacttattgtttcatttttattatgacttttttggggggcaatggaaaaaaattgcaatttcgccatagttttttgcgtttttttttttacggtgttcaccttgcggtttaaattacatattaactttattaatggagtcattacggtcgcggcgatagcatatatgtgtacttttatttattttttacacttttactaaataaaaccactttttatggaaaaaaaatggatttttttttttactgtaatttttattaataatctttatttcactttgatgactgattttattagtcccactaggagactttactgtgcgatcttcagatcgctgctataatgctctggtatacttcgtataccagagcattattgcctgtcagtgtaaatctgacaggcaatctgttaggacgtgcctccggcgcgtcctaacaggcatatgtccagggcagacctgggggcttttatcaagcccccggctgccataacaccccatcggagacccgcgattgcatttgcgggccgccgatgggtgacagggggagctcactccctctgtaaacaaagttaaatgccgcggtcgctattgacggcggcatttaacgggttaaacggccgcgatcgaagtaaactttgattgcgggcgttggagcaggagctcagctgatgacagctgagccccggctccagcctgcacgagagacccgtgcaggacttagactaggcaaacgtgaaaaggcgtcagcctagcctaaggcccctctgTCTGTTAGTGTCCTATGACCCTTAGTCTTCTCCATCTAAACTTTTGGTGAAATTTACCTCTTTGGTCTTGATGTTCCCTCTCTGCTATTTAGAGTGTATAACAGTTATCTCATCCTTCACCTCCCGCTACCTAAGGATTAACATGGAGCAAACTGAATTATCTTTACCCCATttcactcaccccccccccccttaccagaactatcaatcacagttaatggctccacactTTTCTCCGTCTCACAGGTCCGCTGCATTTGGATAACCCTTAATTTCAAATGGCACAGCCAAGCACTTCTCACTTCTTGCTGCCTCCACCTCATAAACCCTctagaagtcagtctttcctcacCCTCGAGCAGACATAAATAGTAGTACATATGCCCTCATCATCCACCGTCTAGACTACTCCACCATCCTCCTCTGTGGCTTTCCATCTAACACTATTACACCCTCCTACCCATTCTCATCTCTGCTGGGCGGGTAAATCTACCTCTCCCCTCATTCCACCTCTGTGGTCACTGGCTGCCCATTACCTACTAAATTaagttaaaaatattaaaaatgacatgcaaGACTGTCAAcatcctgtcccctccatacatctctgccctaatctcccgatACCTACCCAGACGTAATCTCCAAATACATACACAGACGTAATCTccagtccacaacctgtcccctccatacatctctgccctaatctcccacATATCCGTGACCGGAGCATCTACTTTCAGCATGGACGTCTGgtacccggaggcagccggagcggatgATCGGTGCagaccgggtgtcagaccccctcagatcatatactgatgacctatccggtggagatCATCACTTGTCCTATGTCCCCTATAATGTCCTaggaaagagaaaaaacaattgtgggctggaatagcggaaaaagcagcgattcctgttgttttttgttttgtttttgcggcgttcaccatgcggtaaaaatgacttgttacctttattctccgggtcaatacaattacgacgacaccaaatttatatatttatcttccgtggggggttttatatttccggtgattgcgcggtgtgggggggttatatttccggtgattgcgtggtgtgaggggttttatatttccggtgattgcgcggtgtggggggggggggttatatttccagtgattgcgcggtgtgggggttatatttccggtgattgcacggtgtgaggggttttatatttccggcgattgcgcggtgtgagaggttttatatttccggtgattgcacggtgtgggggggtttatatttccggtgattgcgcggtgtgaggggttttatatttccggcgattgcgcggtgtgaggggttttatatttccggcgattgcgcggtgtgaggggttttagatttccggcgattgcgcggtgtgaggggttttatatttccggtgattgcgcggtgtgggggggggttttatatctccggtgattacgcggtgtgaggggttttatatttccggtgattgcgcggtgtggggggggtttatatttccggtgattgcgcggtgtgaggggttttatatttccggtgattgcgcggtgtgaggggttttatatttccggtgattgcgcggtgtggggggtttatatttccggtgattgcgcggtgtggggggttttatatttccggtgattgcgcggtgtgaggggttttatatttccggtgattgcgcggtgtgaggggttttatatttccggtggttgcgcagtgtgagggcttttatatttccggtgattgcgcggtgtgaggggttttatatttccggtgattgcgcggtgtgaggggtttatatttccggtgattgtgcggtgtgaggggtttatatttccggtgattgcgcagtgtggggggttttatatttccggtgattgcgcggcgtgaggggttttatatttccggtgattgcgcggtgtgaggggttttatatttccggtgattgcgcggtgtgaggggttttatatttccggtaattgcgcggtgtgaggggttttatatttccggtgattgcgcggtgtggggggggtttatatttccggtgattgcgcagtgtggggggtttatatttccggtgattgcgcggtgtggggggggggttttatatttccggtgattg
Proteins encoded in this window:
- the LOC142664236 gene encoding zinc finger protein 266-like, with translation MYIQYFTVQIYHIFPLITKNLLTNHRLLPTSTAQQGGKRFHCGKQFTNILGIFTHKIQAGEKPYSCSECGKCFTQKSHLAVHERSHTGEKPYSCLECGKCFITKGKLRSHQRSHTGEKLF